The region CTGGAGGTGGTGGCGCTTGAGGTGCGGGCGCAGGCTGCTGCACAGCAGGTGCGCGGCGGCCGTCTGCCCGACCGCGCAGATGTCGTCGCGTTCGCCCTCGACGGTGAGCAGTGCGGTCTTGCGGATCGCGCCGCAGTCGACCGGCTCGCCGCGGAAGGTGAGCTCGCCCTTCGCGAGCAGTGCGCGCTGGAACACCTTGTCGATCGTCTCGAGGTAGAACTCGGCCGGAAGGTCGAGCACCGCGAAGTATTCCTCGTAGAAGTCCTCGATCTTGCGCACGGTCGGCTGATCGTCCTCGGCGAGCGCCTGATAGAGCTTGCGGAACTGGTCCATGTGGCGGCCCATGTTCATCGAGACGAAGGCGCCGAGCTGGACGAAGCCGGGATAGACCCGGCGGCCCGCGCCCGGATAGCGCCAGGGCACGGTGTCGATCAGGTTGGCCTCGAACCATTCGTAGGAGTTGCTGGTCGCCAGTTCATTGACCACGGTCGGCGATTCGCGGGTGTCGATCGGGCCGCCCATCAGCGTCATCGTGCGCGGCTGGCATGGGTCGTCGTCCTGCGCCATGATCGCGACGGCGGCCAGGACCGGCACGCAGGGCTGGCACACGGCGAGCACGTTGGCACCGCGCCGGTTGAGCGGATCGCCCAGCTCCTGCAGGAAGTGGATCACGTAGTCGATGTAGTCCTCGAGCCCGAACTGGCCCTTGGACAGCGGCACGTCTCGCGCGTTCTTCCAGTCGGTGATGTAGACGTCGTGGTCGCGCAGCATGGTCTCGACGGTGTTGCGCAGCAGGGTCGAGAAGTGGCCCGAGATCGGTGCGACGACGAGCACCTTGGGCTGCGGCGTCGAGACGTCGGGCTTGGCGAAGTGAAGCAGGTCGGCGAAGGGCAGGTCGAGCACGACTTCCTCGACCACGTCGACCATCGCGTTGCCGCAGGCGACTTTCTCGATGCCGTAGGAGGGACGCTTGTGCGTGATCGCCGACTGCTCGAAGACCTCGGCCAGCGCGAAAAGGCGGCGCACGAAGGGCATCTTGCTTGCCCCGCCGAGATATTCGTCGCGCAGGCGAGTCGCCATGCCCGCGGCGAGTCGTGCCGGGGCCAGGATGTCATTATAGGCCTGATAGGCTTGATAAAACATTCGTCGTCTTGTCCTCTCGGGCCAGTCCCGATGCCTTGTTTCCGGGCTTTCTGCCCACGGCGCAAAGCAGCTGCGTCATGCCTTGCAAATGCCCCTTTCGCCCGGAAAACGGGCATTCTTGACCTGTGTCAGCCAGCACGGCCGCAATCGGCACTGGATTCATGCTGCGATGCATCATAAGCTCATGCAAGCAAAACACGGCCGGCGGCAAGGCGCAAAAGGGCCAGTATCGCGGCGCGGATATCGCATTCCATCGTGTCGCCGGACAGGCTTTGCGGCCTCGCTAGGCTTTCAAGTCCGGCATGTGGGACCGCGTGAAAGGGGATTGGTGATGACGCAGGCGAAGGGCGCGAAGGGCAAGAGCGCGACGCTGACGATTTCGAGCAAGACCTATTCGGCCTGGTCGCTGCGCGGCTGGCTGATGTGCCAGCTCGCCGGGCTCGAAGTGACCGAGAAGGTCGTGCCCAACGATGCCAGCAACCGCGCCGAGCTGCTCCTGCTCTCGCCTTCGGTACTGGTGCCGCGCCTGACTTTCGACGGGGCGAGCGTGTGGGACACGCTGGCCATCGCCGAGTTCCTCAACGAGGAATTCCCCGAGGCAGGACTGTTCCCCAAGGACCGCATTGCGCGGGCGCACTGCCGCTCGATCGCGGGCGAGATCCATTCGGGCTTCACCAACCTGCGCTCGGCGCTGCCGATGAACCTCAAGGTGCGCCACGAGAGCTTCCCGGTCTTCTCGGGCGCGCGGCCCGATATCGAGCGGGTTGAGGCGATCTGGACCGACTGCCTCGATCGCTACGGCGGACCGTTCCTGTTCGGCGCGGAGCCGACCGTCGCCGATGCGATGTACGCGCCGGTGACCACCCGCTTCGTCTCCTATGCCGTGGCAGTGAGCGAGCCTTGCGCCGAGTATTGCCGCACCATCGCGGCCTGGGCACCGATGAAGGCGTGGATCGCGGCAGCCAAGGCCGAGCCCGAGGAGATGGAGGAACTCGAAGTAGAGTTCTGATCCTCTGGCCACGCTGCTTTCCCGAGGCAAAATCGCGCGAGGGGGAACGGGGCGCGCCCATGTCCGTTTGACTGGCCAACAGGAGAACGAACATGGATGCCAGCAAGGGCCTGACCCTCGCGACGCGGATCGGTTTCGCGACGCGCGGAGCACTTTATCTCGTCATCGCCTATCTCATCGTACGCACCGGCAAGGCCGAGGACACGAGCGGCGCCATCGCCTATCTCGGTGAGGGCGGGGGGCAGATACTGCTCGCGGTCATGGCCATCGGCCTGTTCGCCTATGGCATCTGGCGTTTGTCGGATGCGATCTTCGATGCCGAGCGCCACGGCACCGACAAGAAGGGCATGGCCGAACGCGTCGGCGCGGGTGCCAGCGGTGCGATCCACCTGTTCCTCGGCTGGCAGGCCGTATCGCTGATGCAGGGCGCGTCCTCGTCCTCGGGTTCGGGAGCGCAGGAAGGCGCGCAGACCGCGCTCGACCTTCCCGGCGGCACGGTGCTCGTGCTGATCGGGGCGCTGGTGCTGCTCGGCGTCGGCCTCTTCCAGCTGCGCAAGGCCTGGAAGGCCAGCTTCCTGTGCCATCTCGAAGGGCGCGTGGCGCAAAAGGCATGGGCGCAGTGGAGCGGACGTGCCGGCTATGCGGCGCGCGGCCTCGTCTTCCTCGTCACCGGCTACTTCCTCGCGCAGGCCGGATTTCAGCAGGAAGCCAGCGAGGCGGGTGGCATGGAGCAGGCGCTCGGCTGGCTCGACAATCCCTGGGACGTCATCGTGGGTCTGGGCTTTGCCGCGTTCGGCGTATTCAGCCTGATCGAGGCGCGCTACCGCGTGCTGCACGACGTACCCGTCGACGAGGCAGTCCAGCGCGTCGTGCGCTGAGAGTGCAGCGGCTCCGCAGCCATCGCGGACCTGCTCGTCTGACCTAAACCCTGAAACACGAATGACCCGGCGGGCCTCATTGCCCGCCGGGTGCTTTCGGGACCTCGCTGGTCCTCCTGCCGCCGCGATATCAGCGCAGCAGGGTCATCACGTTCTGCTGGGCCTGGTTGGCCTGCGCGATCATCGCGGTCGAGGCCTGGCTCAGGATCTGGGCCTTGGCCATCTGCGTGGTCTCTACCGCATAGTCGGCATCCTCGATCCGCGAGCGGGCATCGGACAGGTTGGTGACGTTGCTGGTGAGGTTGTTGACCACCGATTCGAGCCGGTTCTGCCCTGCACCGAGCGAAGCGCGGGTGGCGTTGAGGCCGGTCAGCGCGCTGTCGACGTTGCCGATCGTCGTGCTGGCAAGGGCGACGCTGGTGACGTCGAGCGCGGTCGCATCGATCACTGTCCCGTCGATCGCCGTCGCGGTCAGGACCACGGTCTCGCTCGCATTGGCGCCGGTCTGGATCGAGAAGGTCACGTCCGAACCCGAAGTGGTCGAGAACAGCGCGTTGCCGTTGAACTGGGTCTGGGTGAGCACGTCGTCGATCTGCTCGGTGAGCGCGGTCACTTCCTGCTGCATCGCGGTGCGGTCGCTGTCCTGATAGGTGCCCGAGGCCGACTGGATCGCCAGTTCGCGCACCCGCTGCAGCATGTTGGTCACTTCCGAGAGCGCGCCGTCGGCGGTCTGGGCAAGGCTGATGCCGTCGTTGGCGTTGCGGATCGCCTGGCCCATGCCGCGGATCTGCGAGGTCATCGAGGTCGAGATGGCAAGGCCCGCGGCATCGTCCTTGGCGGAGTTGATGCGCTTGCCGGTGGAGAGGCGCTCCATCGAGATGCCGAGCATCTTGTTGGCGGCGATCGAGGCGTTCGAAGCGCGGATGGCGCTGATGTTGGTGTTGATGACGGCCATTTTAGTTCCCCAATTTCAGAATGTTGGAAGGGGGATTTGCTTCGTGTCCCCCGGACAGTTGGGAGAACGGTGAGCGCGCGCGGGGATTAAGCGCGGGGGGTGAGATTTCTTCCTCGCAGCTACCTCGCAACGCTAATTGCCCTCCCCGGGCAGGGCCGGATTTCAAAGTATTGCCCGCGACTTGACCCGTGCCGGGCCTGCGCGCTTTTGCTTGATTGCTCGCGCAAT is a window of Novosphingobium aureum DNA encoding:
- a CDS encoding polyhydroxyalkanoate depolymerase — its product is MFYQAYQAYNDILAPARLAAGMATRLRDEYLGGASKMPFVRRLFALAEVFEQSAITHKRPSYGIEKVACGNAMVDVVEEVVLDLPFADLLHFAKPDVSTPQPKVLVVAPISGHFSTLLRNTVETMLRDHDVYITDWKNARDVPLSKGQFGLEDYIDYVIHFLQELGDPLNRRGANVLAVCQPCVPVLAAVAIMAQDDDPCQPRTMTLMGGPIDTRESPTVVNELATSNSYEWFEANLIDTVPWRYPGAGRRVYPGFVQLGAFVSMNMGRHMDQFRKLYQALAEDDQPTVRKIEDFYEEYFAVLDLPAEFYLETIDKVFQRALLAKGELTFRGEPVDCGAIRKTALLTVEGERDDICAVGQTAAAHLLCSSLRPHLKRHHLQPGVGHYGVFSGSKWENQVYPQVRNLILAMH
- a CDS encoding glutathione S-transferase, which codes for MTQAKGAKGKSATLTISSKTYSAWSLRGWLMCQLAGLEVTEKVVPNDASNRAELLLLSPSVLVPRLTFDGASVWDTLAIAEFLNEEFPEAGLFPKDRIARAHCRSIAGEIHSGFTNLRSALPMNLKVRHESFPVFSGARPDIERVEAIWTDCLDRYGGPFLFGAEPTVADAMYAPVTTRFVSYAVAVSEPCAEYCRTIAAWAPMKAWIAAAKAEPEEMEELEVEF
- a CDS encoding DUF1206 domain-containing protein yields the protein MDASKGLTLATRIGFATRGALYLVIAYLIVRTGKAEDTSGAIAYLGEGGGQILLAVMAIGLFAYGIWRLSDAIFDAERHGTDKKGMAERVGAGASGAIHLFLGWQAVSLMQGASSSSGSGAQEGAQTALDLPGGTVLVLIGALVLLGVGLFQLRKAWKASFLCHLEGRVAQKAWAQWSGRAGYAARGLVFLVTGYFLAQAGFQQEASEAGGMEQALGWLDNPWDVIVGLGFAAFGVFSLIEARYRVLHDVPVDEAVQRVVR
- a CDS encoding flagellin N-terminal helical domain-containing protein, producing MAVINTNISAIRASNASIAANKMLGISMERLSTGKRINSAKDDAAGLAISTSMTSQIRGMGQAIRNANDGISLAQTADGALSEVTNMLQRVRELAIQSASGTYQDSDRTAMQQEVTALTEQIDDVLTQTQFNGNALFSTTSGSDVTFSIQTGANASETVVLTATAIDGTVIDATALDVTSVALASTTIGNVDSALTGLNATRASLGAGQNRLESVVNNLTSNVTNLSDARSRIEDADYAVETTQMAKAQILSQASTAMIAQANQAQQNVMTLLR